A portion of the Spirochaetota bacterium genome contains these proteins:
- a CDS encoding flagellar protein FlgN, with protein sequence MWEKDLIDILEDEKRILLDIVEKEKQKKECLLCRDLDRLLEINAEEEKLFREIEKYEFTRNDIVKRISQKFNIEGEINLSRVVLFASNKDRLTALKDEITNIISEIRMLSFENRILIESAMNVSIAILEKVIDPNTFKDKYNKEGRKEISIDINTYSTIT encoded by the coding sequence ATGTGGGAGAAGGATTTAATTGATATTCTTGAGGATGAGAAAAGGATACTTTTAGATATCGTTGAAAAAGAAAAACAGAAGAAAGAGTGTCTTTTATGTAGAGATTTGGATAGACTGTTAGAGATAAACGCAGAAGAAGAGAAATTGTTTAGAGAGATAGAGAAGTATGAATTCACAAGAAACGATATAGTTAAGAGGATATCTCAAAAGTTCAATATAGAAGGTGAAATTAACCTATCAAGAGTGGTACTCTTTGCGTCAAACAAGGATAGACTTACAGCACTAAAAGATGAAATAACAAACATAATATCAGAGATTAGGATGCTATCGTTTGAAAATAGAATCCTGATAGAGAGTGCTATGAATGTCTCAATAGCAATTCTAGAAAAAGTTATAGACCCAAACACATTCAAAGATAAGTATAACAAAGAAGGGAGAAAAGAGATAAGTATAGATATAAACACCTATTCAACTATCACTTAG